Genomic DNA from Calditrichota bacterium:
AAGAAATCGAATTCAATCAGAGGGTCTATTTGGTCAGCATGACGCCAATCCCCTGGAAAAATGAGGTTATTCTTATTCTGCACGATATTACAAACCGCAAACGCCTGGAAAAATTGAAGCGCGAATTTGTAGAAAATGTTTCTCACGAGCTAAAAACGCCTCTAACCGCGATTAAGGGCTTTGTTGAAACCCTGGACCAGAATATATCCGGTGAAAACAAGCACTATCTGGATATCATCAGCAAACACACGGATCGCCTGATTTTTCTGGTGCACGATCTTCTTTTGCTTTCGGAGCTGGAACAACGGGAGCCGCACCTGGCCATTGAAACCATTCATTTAGCGGATTTGGTTCGAAATGTGGTTCGGATTTTTGAACAGAAGGCCGAAAAAAAGGGGCTGTACCTTGACCTCCATGTGGAGGAAAATTTACCCGACATTTCCGCTGACCCCTACAAACTGGAAGAAATGTTGATTAATCTGATTGACAATGCCATCAAGTACACGGAAAAAGGGGGGGTCAAAGTGGGGGTGGTGCGGCATAAACAGAACGCCGTCGAGTTTCGTGTAGAAGATACGGGCATCGGGATGAAGACAAAATACACGGACCGGATTTTTGAACGATTTTACCGGATTGACAAATCCCGGTCGCGCCGAATGGGGGGAACCGGGCTGGGACTGTCGATTGTCAAACACATTGTTATGATTCATAAGGGAGAAATCCGTGTGGAAACCGAGCAAGGCCGCGGAACCCGATTTCGAATTTTTATTCCGATTTAGGGGGTTCAGATAAATGTTTTCATTTCCCGATTCAAATAGCTGCTGTAGTCCTTAACCACCGGTTCATAAGGTTCTTCAAAAAGCGACGAAGAGATAATAAAATCGGCTGTGGAGCGGTTACTGGCAACCGGGATATTGTATAGCGCAGCAATGCGCAAAAGGGCCTTTACATCCACATCGTGGGGCTGGGGTTCCATTGGATCCCATAAAAAGATCAAAATGTCGATTTTGCCTTCGGCAATCAGCGCGCCCAGTTGAAGGTCGCCTCCCAGCGGACCGGATTTGAGCCGCTGAATGTTCTTTCGGGGGATGGACAGCCCGTTTTGGGAAATCAGCAAATCCAGCGTTTTTTCAACCAGACTTCCCGTTGTTCCCGTGCAAACAATATTGTGCACAAGCAGTCTTTCGTGATTCCATTCCACCCATTCGATTAAGTCCCTTTTTCGGTTGTCGTGGGCAACCAGGGCAATGGTTTTTATTCTTTCCATTAAAATCGTCCTTTTTTACTTTGCCGTTGCAAATTGAGTCCAACACGGTTTTTGAACAGATTCATCCCATTAATTTAGGAAAAACAGGTTACAATTGTATGAGAATACGGTTTTAAATGGGTTAAATCTATTCATTCAGAAATTTCATGGCCAGTTCCACGTCGTTTTTGCTGCCAATAATAAGCGGGGTTCGATGTCCCAAATTTCTTGGCTGAATATCCAGTATTCTCTGTTTGCCGTCGGTGGCCAGGCCCCCCGCCTGCTCAACCACGAAAGCCAGAGGATTGGCCTCGTACAGGAGGCGGAGCTTGCCCTCCGGATGCATGCGATCCGTAGGATAAAGAAAAATGCCGCCATACAGGAGGTTTCGGTGAAAATCTGAGACCAACGACCCAATATAGCGGAGTGAATAGGGTCGATGGGTGGTCGGATCCTCTTCTTTTAAATACTGAATGTACCGGCGCATGCCTTCAGACCAGCGGTTGGTGTACCCCTCGTTAACCGAGTAATACGGGCCCCACTCGGGAATTTTCATGTTCTCATTGGAAAGTAAAAATTCACCGATACTCGGGTCGTACGTAAATCCGTGGACACCCTGCCCGGTGGAATACACGAACATGGTGCTGGAGCCGTAGAGGATGTACCCGGCGGCTACCTGCTTGTATCCTGGCTGAAGGACATCTTCCAACCGGCCTTTTCCCGATTCGGTTACCCGGCGGAAAATTGAAAAGATGGTTCCGATGCTCACATTGACGTCAATATTTGATGACCCGTCCAGTGGGTCAAAAAGCATGACATAGTTTCCGACAGGATGATAGTCGGGAATCTCAATCAATCCGTTGCTTTCTTCGGAGGCCATGACGCAGAGATGCCCGCCGTGGTCCATCGCGTGAATAATGGTTTCGTTGGATAAAACATCCAATTTTTTTACATCTTCGCCAAACACATTTTCATCACCTGTGTACCCCAGAATATCGATGAGGCCTGCCTTGCTGACCAGCCGGGCCAGAACCTTGGCGGCTACGGACAAATCCGATAACAAACCCGAAAACTCACCTGTCGCACCTGGGTGCTTTCGCTCTTG
This window encodes:
- a CDS encoding methylglyoxal synthase; translated protein: MERIKTIALVAHDNRKRDLIEWVEWNHERLLVHNIVCTGTTGSLVEKTLDLLISQNGLSIPRKNIQRLKSGPLGGDLQLGALIAEGKIDILIFLWDPMEPQPHDVDVKALLRIAALYNIPVASNRSTADFIISSSLFEEPYEPVVKDYSSYLNREMKTFI
- the fbp gene encoding class 1 fructose-bisphosphatase produces the protein MTASGIMTLSRHIMEQERKHPGATGEFSGLLSDLSVAAKVLARLVSKAGLIDILGYTGDENVFGEDVKKLDVLSNETIIHAMDHGGHLCVMASEESNGLIEIPDYHPVGNYVMLFDPLDGSSNIDVNVSIGTIFSIFRRVTESGKGRLEDVLQPGYKQVAAGYILYGSSTMFVYSTGQGVHGFTYDPSIGEFLLSNENMKIPEWGPYYSVNEGYTNRWSEGMRRYIQYLKEEDPTTHRPYSLRYIGSLVSDFHRNLLYGGIFLYPTDRMHPEGKLRLLYEANPLAFVVEQAGGLATDGKQRILDIQPRNLGHRTPLIIGSKNDVELAMKFLNE